The Procambarus clarkii isolate CNS0578487 chromosome 57, FALCON_Pclarkii_2.0, whole genome shotgun sequence genome has a segment encoding these proteins:
- the EloB gene encoding elongin-B isoform X2 — MSVVVLFDIYLRISKVMDVFLMVRRKKTTIFTDAKETTTVRELKKIIQGITKVEPENQQLMNERGTEVFDDDKQLSDYNLSAQTARAQSPATVALVFRQDNGEFESLDITSLSSPPELPEVMKPQEPQAHELN; from the exons ATGTCTGTTGTTGTCTTGTTTGATATTTACCTCCGTATATCAAAAGTCATG GATGTGTTTTTGATGGTGCGGAGGAAGAAGACCACAATCTTCACAGATGCCAAGGAGACGACGACAGTAAGGGAATTGAAGAAAATAATTCAAG GCATAACAAAAGTTGAACCAGAAAACCAGCAGCTCATGAATGAGCGAGGTACAGAAGTGTTTGATGACGATAAGCAGCTGAGTGACTATAACCTGTCTGCCCAAACAGCTCGAGCACAGAGTCCTGCTACTGTTGCACTTGTGTTTAG GCAGGATAATGGGGAGTTTGAGTCGCTAGATATCACCTCGCTTTCATCGCCTCCTGAACTGCCTGAAGTGATGAAGCCCCAGGAACCCCAGGCTCATGAACTCAACTGA
- the EloB gene encoding elongin-B isoform X1 translates to MGFSVHGCGDSAHLGLLNAGVENRFIYTYKDVFLMVRRKKTTIFTDAKETTTVRELKKIIQGITKVEPENQQLMNERGTEVFDDDKQLSDYNLSAQTARAQSPATVALVFRQDNGEFESLDITSLSSPPELPEVMKPQEPQAHELN, encoded by the exons ATGGGGTTTTCTGTTCATGGCTGCGGCGACTCTGCACATTTGGGCTTATTAAATGCCGGCGTGGAAAATCGGTTTATTTATACCTATAAG GATGTGTTTTTGATGGTGCGGAGGAAGAAGACCACAATCTTCACAGATGCCAAGGAGACGACGACAGTAAGGGAATTGAAGAAAATAATTCAAG GCATAACAAAAGTTGAACCAGAAAACCAGCAGCTCATGAATGAGCGAGGTACAGAAGTGTTTGATGACGATAAGCAGCTGAGTGACTATAACCTGTCTGCCCAAACAGCTCGAGCACAGAGTCCTGCTACTGTTGCACTTGTGTTTAG GCAGGATAATGGGGAGTTTGAGTCGCTAGATATCACCTCGCTTTCATCGCCTCCTGAACTGCCTGAAGTGATGAAGCCCCAGGAACCCCAGGCTCATGAACTCAACTGA